One genomic region from Terasakiella sp. SH-1 encodes:
- a CDS encoding tail fiber protein yields MKKTLSLVKVCALSTLTYSATLLSPSPALACDSEPYIGTICWTAANFCPDKYTEANGQVLQIATNQVLYSILGRTYGSNGTTTFSLPNLQGREAIGVGIGPGLQPIPNGYISNQSEYTMTMANMPAHVHSVDLSQANMTQVSVAASIAPATEVTPNGNAFAVSANATYASTPDTTMAPDIVDMVASVPNSETGPTPASGTTPISTISPQVGAIACIAVDGIYPPRN; encoded by the coding sequence ATGAAAAAAACTCTATCTCTAGTTAAGGTTTGTGCGCTGTCAACACTGACATACAGTGCAACCCTACTCTCACCGTCACCAGCTCTTGCATGTGACTCTGAACCGTATATTGGTACAATATGCTGGACGGCTGCAAACTTTTGCCCCGACAAATACACGGAAGCCAACGGACAAGTGCTACAGATTGCCACCAATCAAGTTCTTTATTCCATACTTGGCCGAACCTATGGCAGCAATGGCACAACGACTTTTTCCTTGCCAAACTTGCAAGGGCGTGAAGCCATTGGCGTTGGCATAGGACCAGGTCTTCAACCCATCCCTAATGGTTATATTTCGAACCAAAGTGAATACACAATGACCATGGCCAATATGCCCGCACATGTTCATAGCGTTGACCTAAGCCAAGCCAATATGACACAGGTTTCAGTTGCCGCCAGCATTGCTCCAGCGACAGAAGTCACCCCAAATGGTAACGCATTTGCGGTATCAGCAAACGCCACATATGCCTCAACACCAGACACAACAATGGCACCTGATATTGTCGATATGGTGGCATCGGTTCCAAATTCAGAAACCGGTCCGACGCCGGCAAGCGGAACAACGCCAATTTCCACAATTTCCCCTCAAGTAGGGGCAATCGCATGTATCGCAGTTGATGGGATCTACCCACCAAGAAATTAA